The Pseudomonadota bacterium genome contains a region encoding:
- the fabZ gene encoding 3-hydroxyacyl-ACP dehydratase FabZ encodes MAIQEQQENEHKVFMDINEIQKWIPHRYPFLLIDKVIELEPNVNIVTVKNVTANEGFFQGHFPEHPVMPGVLIMEAMAQTAAVFARYSEPKLLSGKVFYLVGADGFKWKRQVIPGDTLHIHMKSIKKRNPLWIIAGEVLVDGKIVASGTLTAAAV; translated from the coding sequence ATGGCAATACAAGAGCAACAGGAAAACGAGCATAAGGTGTTTATGGATATCAACGAGATTCAGAAGTGGATCCCGCACCGTTATCCATTTCTACTAATTGATAAAGTTATTGAGTTGGAGCCGAATGTTAACATCGTTACAGTCAAGAATGTAACGGCCAACGAGGGCTTCTTTCAAGGACATTTCCCCGAGCATCCGGTTATGCCGGGCGTACTAATCATGGAGGCGATGGCGCAAACGGCCGCGGTTTTTGCCCGCTATTCAGAGCCAAAGCTCCTCAGTGGTAAGGTCTTTTACCTCGTTGGTGCTGATGGTTTTAAGTGGAAACGTCAAGTTATTCCGGGCGACACCCTTCATATTCATATGAAAAGTATTAAGAAGCGTAATCCGCTCTGGATTATCGCGGGAGAGGTTCTAGTTGATGGCAAGATCGTTGCATCAGGCACGCTGACAGCTGCGGCAGTATAG
- a CDS encoding OmpH family outer membrane protein, translating into MKIGWLVCVFVVVGLSSTTIAQAQKIVIIDTQRVITESIIGKAAKNNLEVEIKKGQAKVAALKADFERQRSDLEKQSAILSGSALESRREELERKQVEFQRIFQDIQEKLARSNDAEISKVVSQINELVKALAQEKEYQFVFERDRKSVLFSSERIDITDEVVKSLDKKRVAL; encoded by the coding sequence ATGAAGATAGGGTGGTTAGTGTGTGTATTTGTGGTGGTTGGGTTATCTTCCACAACTATTGCGCAGGCACAGAAGATAGTCATTATCGACACCCAGAGGGTGATAACGGAGTCGATTATCGGCAAGGCTGCCAAGAACAATCTAGAGGTAGAGATTAAGAAGGGGCAAGCAAAGGTTGCAGCCCTTAAGGCTGACTTCGAAAGGCAGCGCTCAGATCTTGAGAAGCAGTCCGCCATTCTATCCGGTTCGGCTCTTGAGTCTCGTCGAGAGGAGCTTGAGCGCAAGCAGGTTGAATTTCAGCGCATATTTCAGGATATTCAGGAGAAGCTTGCTCGTAGCAACGATGCAGAGATCTCAAAGGTAGTTAGTCAGATTAACGAGTTAGTAAAGGCTCTCGCACAGGAGAAGGAGTATCAGTTCGTATTTGAGCGAGACAGAAAGTCGGTGCTCTTCTCGTCAGAGCGGATTGATATTACCGATGAAGTTGTAAAAAGTTTAGATAAGAAAAGGGTGGCGCTGTAG